CGCCCTGCTCCCCCGCAGCTGGCAGCCGGCCAGCATTGTtctcggcctcctcctcctctcctctccgccCTCCCAGCCCCATCTGGCGTCAGACGCTTTCCTGGGCTCCAGCAGGGAGCAGGGGGTCTggctgcagctcccccccccccagctgggggTCCCCATGGCCGAGGGGCTGCAGGGTTTCACCTCCATCCTATTACAGGGCAGGGGGGCATGTGGAGGGGGATGTGGGGTGTTTTATGGGGTGCAGCTTGGCCCCCCCCGTGCTTTTTAGGGGGGGATCTCCCCACCCCTGCTTGGTAGCCTGGCTCTGCCCCATAGCACAGCCTGGAGTCCCCCACTTGTGTGCCCTCCCATGGAACAAGTGCAGGGCTGAAAAGGGGAGCCTGAGgttgtttggggggaggggggtctGCCTCCTTTGTGAGGGGCTCCAGAGATGCTGAGATGATGTGAAGGGTCCAGGGAGAGTAATAAGGGGGtgaggggggtctgggggtgatGGAAGggggcagggtgaggggctgtggggctgcagagGTGATGCAAAGGGTCTGAGGTTTGGGGGGGCTTGGGATGAGGGGTTCCCAGGCTGGTGAAACAGGgtgagggcaggcagggatggcaagatgaggtggggggggggtccgcaGCCAGGGCTCCAGCTCACCTGGAGCAGGAGGCGAAGGGGAAAAACCCAGGCCGGGAGGGCAGGACCTGGCTCCTGGCCCCGGCCAAGCCCCACGGGTCACCTCCCTGTTGTACaaagctggggaaactgaggcacgcccAGCAGATCAAAGCGGGGAGCAGGAGTCACCACCCGCACCCCGCCAGCCTCTCCGTAGGGAGCATGGCCCCGCTGCAGGAACATGCAGCCACTCCGACTCGGGATTTGCTTTTAATGCCATGTACaaagtctccccccccccccccaaaaaaaaagaaaagaaaaaaagaaaaatttttaaaattcttccaaaaataaattaaagggaCAGgttccccccccaacccccttttgttctgtgcaaagagaaaagagaaatcccCCTCCGCTCCCCAGGCCTGACCCAGGCTCCAGCAAGGAAAGAAACGGGCAAAGCAAGGGATCTCGGGGGGGGCCAGGCAGTGGCACCCCACAGCGTGGGGCCGGACGGCGCCGTGGGGCAGTGGCAGGGACCCTGGTGGGGGACGGCAGCTGAGCCAGGCAGTTCCCATCCTGCCCCAGTTGGTTCCTGCGGGGGCTTTGCCCCACGAGataagatggggaaactgaggcagatgGCGaggtccccctcctcctcctcagtccaGGGCTGAGCCGTCCTGGGGGAGGATGCACCCGTTGGGCTGCCAACAGCTGGATCCGGCCACCGAGCCCACAGCCAGCGGCTCCTCCATCgacagggagatggagccagatgGAGGATCTGGTTCCCTCTCACCGGCAGGTCAAAGAGGGGCTTCGTTCCCGGCCTCTTCCCTTGGCGGGAGGGCGTGGGGGGGTCCCCCAAACCAGGGCAGCCCCGTGCCTGGCTCCCCGGGGGGGGCGAGGGAGGTTAAGTGCTGTCAGAAAGGTGACCTATGTACATCCCTGAACGTGACGGCTCTCCGAGCCCCCTTCCCCGCTGAGCggccccagccctgtcccacgATCCCATGGGACAAGCCCAGCTGCCACCCGTGGGGGGGGTTCTGGCCCCCGcctcccccctctgcccccgGCTACGAGGTCTGGCACTGGACATGTTGGCGCACGCCATCCTCGAAGTCATCTTCGTGGTAGGCTTCGCCAGTGTAGGGCCGTCGGCCTGGCCCATTGTGGGATGTGTAGTCGCTGAGCTCTACCTCCTCTGTGTCCTCGGTGGCCATCACCTCCTCCTGGGGTGGGAAGAAGGCCTGGAGCTGGCGCAGACGGTCAGTGGGGAGCCAGCCAGGCTCTGGGAACTTCACCTGTGACCGGAGAGGGGAGATGGAGGCACGGGATGAACACACAGGGACCGCGGCAATGGGGGACACCGGCTCCTGCCTGGCTCTGGCTCCTCACCTGGAACTGCAGGATGAGTTTTCCCTTCTGGAAGGGGCTCCTGTAGACAGGCATCCCCTCGTTGGGGACACACTTCAGGTCCCCAGGTCGGATAACATCACCTGAGACAGAGATTAGTGTCACCTCACTGAGCCTGGCAGCTCCTGGCACCCCCCCTTCTCCTTGTAGGGGGTATCACATagccccccaccccatcccaccccacctgGCTGGGAGGAGATGAGCAGAGTCCGGTTGTCCAGGGTGCGGATGACCTGTCGGCAGCCGCACAGGGCGTCTGCCAGGCTGATCTCCCTCTTGACGATGAGGTCGTCACCGCTGCGCCGGAAAATGGGGTGTTCCTTCTGATCCAGGACGATAATGATGTCCCCGGGCTCCAGGCCGGGAACCTGGTCCCCTTCCTCGTGGAAGGTGATCTTCTGCCCGTCCTTCATGCCTGCGGGGTGTGCAGGGAGAGCTCAGGGCATGGGGGCCATTTTGGGGGTGACCTTGCTCCCCAACACGACCCCGTCTCACCTTTATCCAGGTGAACGCTGAGGATCTTCTTCTCCCGCACAACCTTGCGGCCGTTGCAGGTGAGGCAGCAGTCCCGAGGCCGGATCCACTCGCCCTGGCCCTGGCACTGGGAACACACTGTCTGGATCTGCTGGATCATGCTGGGCCCCAGCTGGTGGATGCGAACCTCCATGCCTGAGCCGTGACACTTGGGGCACCTTCTCTGGGCACCCTCCCGCACCCCGCAGCCTGCGGcgaggggaggcagaggggtcAGCAGCCAGGCTGCGGTGCTGGGAAGGATCCCTGGGCACCCTGCAGCCCGGCCCCTCTGGCACTCACCTCCGCATTTCCTGCAGATGATGTTCTTCTGCAGGGACAGCTTGCGCGTGGTGCCGTTGTAGAGATCCTCCAGCGACACCGAGAGCTGGTGCACCACTGTCTTCCCTGGATGGACGGAGGGGAGAGCCCAGATCAGCACCCGGCCGCACGTAACCCCCCGAGCCACAACCAGATGTATGCCGGATGCCATGGCTCAGCACCACCGGTTCTCCACGGGGAGCGGTGGCTGACAGCTTCCCTCCAGAGCCAGTCCCGCTTCATCCTCAGGGACGGCGGCAAGGACAGGAACAACTTTAAGCCGAGCTTGGTGCGAGGGCTCAGAAGAGCCTCTAGCAGGGATCTCCTTGCGTCTCCAAGCCCGGATCCTGCCAgctgccccggggcagccccgtgTCCCCAGTGTGGGTCGAGTATGGCTCCTACCCCAAGGCCCTCCGCCACCCGGCCACCATCCAGCTGCTTATTGCCTCAACCTGGCTGGAGAGGCTCTACCTGGAGTTGCCGAGACGCTCCCCTTGGCCTCCTAATTGCCTTGCTATTAAATCGTGCCACTTCAGCAATAAACACCATGGCAAGTCACCCTCTCACTGTGACCCAGGCCAAAAGCATCCATACAGTCACCAGAGCAGCCCTGCACACCCTGCATCTTGCTGCAGCCTCCCCCGGGGCTCACGGGGAGCTGAGGGCAGCACTAGGCTGactcagccccagccctggggacagcgggggaaagctgggacagggacagggaaggGCCCTTTGAAGAGGGGTAGATGGAGAAAGTAATGAGGATGACGAGGAACCGCGTCAGGCTGTGCACCGCAGGGAGGGAGGTGGCCCATGGGCCACCAACTGGATCCCGATGCCCACTGTGCCGTGCCTGGGCGTcagtcccctcccagcacccagggTCCCAGCAGGT
Above is a genomic segment from Harpia harpyja isolate bHarHar1 chromosome 9, bHarHar1 primary haplotype, whole genome shotgun sequence containing:
- the LOC128146297 gene encoding dnaJ homolog subfamily A member 1-like isoform X2, which codes for MNAARGVERAVPAAPFPANGERGGRVPGFQRVRRRVAERRRTSAARKMVKETGYYDLLGVRPGASLDEIKRAYRRLALRYHPDKNPSEGERFKQISQAYEVLSDAHKRALYDRGGERAMKEGGLGSRGGSGGFGSPMDIFDLFFGGGVRMRGRADRRGKTVVHQLSVSLEDLYNGTTRKLSLQKNIICRKCGGCGVREGAQRRCPKCHGSGMEVRIHQLGPSMIQQIQTVCSQCQGQGEWIRPRDCCLTCNGRKVVREKKILSVHLDKGMKDGQKITFHEEGDQVPGLEPGDIIIVLDQKEHPIFRRSGDDLIVKREISLADALCGCRQVIRTLDNRTLLISSQPGDVIRPGDLKCVPNEGMPVYRSPFQKGKLILQFQVKFPEPGWLPTDRLRQLQAFFPPQEEVMATEDTEEVELSDYTSHNGPGRRPYTGEAYHEDDFEDGVRQHVQCQTS
- the LOC128146297 gene encoding dnaJ homolog subfamily A member 1-like isoform X3, whose product is MVKETGYYDLLGVRPGASLDEIKRAYRRLALRYHPDKNPSEGERFKQISQAYEVLSDAHKRALYDRGGERAMKEGGLGSRGGSGGFGSPMDIFDLFFGGGVRMRGRADRRGKTVVHQLSVSLEDLYNGTTRKLSLQKNIICRKCGGCGVREGAQRRCPKCHGSGMEVRIHQLGPSMIQQIQTVCSQCQGQGEWIRPRDCCLTCNGRKVVREKKILSVHLDKGMKDGQKITFHEEGDQVPGLEPGDIIIVLDQKEHPIFRRSGDDLIVKREISLADALCGCRQVIRTLDNRTLLISSQPGDVIRPGDLKCVPNEGMPVYRSPFQKGKLILQFQVKFPEPGWLPTDRLRQLQAFFPPQEEVMATEDTEEVELSDYTSHNGPGRRPYTGEAYHEDDFEDGVRQHVQCQTS
- the LOC128146297 gene encoding dnaJ homolog subfamily A member 1-like isoform X1, coding for MNAARGVERAVPAAPFPANGERGGRVPGFQRVRRRVAERRRWRTSAARKMVKETGYYDLLGVRPGASLDEIKRAYRRLALRYHPDKNPSEGERFKQISQAYEVLSDAHKRALYDRGGERAMKEGGLGSRGGSGGFGSPMDIFDLFFGGGVRMRGRADRRGKTVVHQLSVSLEDLYNGTTRKLSLQKNIICRKCGGCGVREGAQRRCPKCHGSGMEVRIHQLGPSMIQQIQTVCSQCQGQGEWIRPRDCCLTCNGRKVVREKKILSVHLDKGMKDGQKITFHEEGDQVPGLEPGDIIIVLDQKEHPIFRRSGDDLIVKREISLADALCGCRQVIRTLDNRTLLISSQPGDVIRPGDLKCVPNEGMPVYRSPFQKGKLILQFQVKFPEPGWLPTDRLRQLQAFFPPQEEVMATEDTEEVELSDYTSHNGPGRRPYTGEAYHEDDFEDGVRQHVQCQTS